GTTGACCAAGCCTTGCAAGGCAAAATCGCGGGCGTGTATGTGACCCCCGCCAGCGGGCAGCCGGGCGCGGCAGCCATCATCAGAATACGCGGCACTGGCACCCTCAACAACGCCAACCCGCTTTTTGTGGTGGATGGTATGTTGCTGGACGATATTTCATTCGTCAACCCACAGGATGTGGAATCGGTCGAGGTGCTGAAAGATGCCTCCGCGACAGCGATTTACGGCAACCGGGGCGCCAATGGGGTCATCATCATCACCACCAAGCGGGGCAAAAAAGGCGACGCGGTCATCTCGCTGGGCAGCTATTATGGCTCCCAAGCAGTGACGCGCCAGATACCGATGGCCAACGCCGCGCAGTTCGCACAGCTCTATAACGAACTGACCAACTCCTCCTACTTCCCCGACCCGGCCTCATTGGGCGAAGGAACCAACTGGCAGGACGTGATTTTCCGGGATGCCCCCATCGCAAACGTGCAGGTCAGCGCCATGGGCGGCTCCGACAAGCTGCTCTATAATGTGTCGGCCAACTACTTCAAGCAGGACGGCATCATTCGCGAGTCGCAGTTTGAGCGGGTTTCGCTGCGGCTCAACAACGAGTACCAGCTGAACAAATCCATCAAATTGGGCAACAACGTCGTGTTTTTCAATGCCAAATCACAAAACCCGCCGGGTGTGTTGGGTTCCGCTTACCGAATGCCGCCAGTGTTTGGGGTGCGCGATTCTGTTGGCAATTTCAGCGACCCGACATTTTTCGGCGCGGCCATTGCCAACCCCGCCGCGGATTTGTTTTACAAAAACAACAATCACACCACCGGGCGACGTCTCGTGGGCACGGTGTTCGCCGACGTCAAATTGTTCAAACACTTTACTTTCCGCAGCAACCTGGGCGGCGATTTCGCCTTTTTCCGCGACAAATACTACGAACCGGTTTTCCGGGTGTCGAACTCGCAACTGAACATCGAGGACAAACTCAATATCGGTGTCAACGAAAACCGCTCTTGGCTTTGGGAAAACACGCTGAACTTCGACAAAGAGTGGAAAGACCTGCGCCTCAATGTGTTGGGCGGATACACCGCGCAGGAAAACTACTATGAGTTCTTCGGCGCGGGGCGGCGCAACTTTCCTTCCGGCGACGACGAGCTGCTCTTCCTGAACGCGGGCGATGTGCTCACGCAGACCAACTCGGGCGGCGCTGGCGAATGGGCCATGGCGAGCTATCTCGGACGCATCAACGTCACTTTGTTCGACCGCTACCTCCTTACCGCCTCCATCCGTGCCGACGGTTCTTCCCGATTCGCGGCATCCAACCGCTGGGGCTATTTCCCTTCTTTTGCGGTGGGTTGGAATATCGCGCAGGAACGATTCATGGCTAGCCAACGAGTGTTCGACCGCTTGAAACTACGCGCTTCGTGGGGCATAGTGGGCAACGACAAAACCCAACTCTACCCTTCGTTCGGCTCCATCACGGGCAATCTGGGGGTCATACTCGGCCCCGATGAGACGCTCAACCAAGGCGCCTCGCTCATCTTCCTCGCCAACCCGAACGTGCGCTGGGAAAGCGCCCGCCAGACCGATGTGGGGGTAGAGTTTGCGCTGCTCAACAATCGCTTGACGGCAGAGGTGGACTGGTACAATCGCTACACCTACGACATTCTCTCCGCCCCACCCATACCTTCTTACGTCGGTTCGCAGGGCAATCCTGTCGTCAACGTGGCCGATGTGCAAAACGTAGGCTGGGACTTCACGCTGGGCTGGCGCAACTCGCACAATCGGTTCTCTTACAACATCACGGGCATTTTTTCCACTGTCGACAACGAGGTGATGAAATTGGACAAACGCCTTTCGCGCGTGTTCAACGGCGGCACGGCGCAAGGCGATTTCGCCACCTTGACAGAGGTAGGCCAACCCATCGGCAGTTTTTATGGTTTTGTCACCAACGGCGTTTTCCAAACTGCCGACGAAGCCGCGAGCAGCCCGCGCCTCGGCAACGAAACAGCCGGCGACTTGCGCTATGTTGACCTGAATGGCGACGGTGTCATCAACTCGGAAGACCGCACCTATTTGGGCAGCCCGATTCCGAAGTTCAACTACGGCTTCACGGCGAGCTTCGACTTTGCAGGCCTCGACTTTGCTGCGGATTTCTTCGGCGTGTCCGGCAACAAAGTGGTCAACACCAAGGCCTTGGCGCGTTTCGCGGTCTACAACTGGGAACAATCGTTCTTCGACGGGCGCTGGACAGGGCCGGGCACCAGCACCGACAAACCACGCATCACCAACGGCGGACACAACTATCGAATGTCTGACTATTGGGTAGAGGATGGCTCATTTTTCCGACTGCGAAGCATCGTATTGGGTTATTCGCTCCCCGGCAAGGTGGTTTCCAGAATTGGGTTGACGCGCTTTAGAGTGTATGCCAGCGGCACCAACCTTTGGACCAAACAGCAGTATTCGGGTTACTCGCCGGAATTTCCCGGCAGCAGCGTTTTCACCGCTGGGCTTGATTACGGGAATTACCCGATTGCCAAGACGCTCCTTTTCGGGCTGGATGTGTCATTCTAAAGCGCAGTATCAAAGTTGAAAAAAAACGCGAGTTCAAAAAAATAATAGCAATATGAAACAGAAGTTTGCTTTTTCGCCAAAAATCATCCTCGCGCTTGCCCTCACGACAAGCACAGTCGTAGGCTGCAAAAAAGAATTTCTCGACCGCAAACCACTCGGCGAGCTGACCTACGACACCTTTTTTGCCACGGAAGCGCAAGCCATTCAGGCCACCAACGCCGTTTACAATCAATTCCGCTCGTGGGAATGTGTGGGCTTGGGTTATCTCGGCGTCACCGACATCATCAGCGACGACGCGGACAAAGGCTCCACGCCCAACGACCAGCCCTTGCTGGCCGACATTGACAACTTCAACTTCGATGCCGCCAACACTTACTTCAGCCAAGTCTGGACGGGCTACTATCGCGCTATCGCACGCGCCAACATCGCCATCAAACGCATCCCCGATGTGCCAAACATGAACGAAACCTTGCGCAAGCGGCTCATCGGCGAGTGCAAATTCCTGCGGGCCTATTCGTATTTCTTGCTGGTGCAGTGGTTCGGCGATTTGCCAATCATCACCGAGCCACTAAGCGCCGAGGATTACTACAACCAAAGCCGCCGACCCGTCGGTGAGGTGCACGCCCTCATCGAACGCGACTTGCTCGATGCCATAGAGGCTCTCCCAAACAAGTCCGGCTACGAGCCGAAGGACTTGGGCCGCGCCACGAAAGGTGCGGCGCAAGGCATTTTGGCAAAACTCTATCTTTTGAAAAAAGACTTCCCCAAGGCGGAGCAGTACAGTCTCGACCTCATCAATTCAATGCAGTACAACCTGCTATCGAGGTACTCCGACAATTTTTTGCCGATTGGCGAAAATGGCGCTGAATCCGTGTTCGAAATCACCGCCGCCGCGTTGCAGCCCGATGCCGGCGGCGTGGTGGGACCGGGTGCCACACCCTACAACATGATACAAGGCGTGCGGGGCAACCCCAACCTCGGCTGGGGCTTCAACCGCCCTTCGGACAACCTCGTGTCTTTTTATGAAAATGGCGACCCCCGCCGCGACGCGACGGTGATTTATGTCGGCGAAGTATTGCCCGATGGCGTGACGGTGGTGCAACCCAACCCAGAAATACTTGTGCCGCGCTTCAATCAGAAAGCATGGGTGCCGCCCCATCCCGGTTTGCAAGACAACGGGCCGGGCAACATTCGAATCCTGCGCTATGCCGATGTGCTGTTGGTGGCGGCAGAGGCTTTGAACGAAAACAACAAGCCCGCCGAGGCATTGATTTTCCTCAATCAAGTGCGCAAACGCGCTCGTGGTACCAGCCAAGTGGTGTTGCCCGACGTGACGGTGACGGACCAAGCACTGCTTCGGGAAAGAATCTATCGCGAGCGCCGGGCAGAATTGGCTATGGAGCAGCACCGTTGGTTCGACCTTTTGCGGTGGGGACGTGCGGAACAAGTGATGCAAGCCGTCGGGAAAAATTTCGTTGCCCCCAAACACTGGCTCCTGCCCATCCCACAAAGCGAGGTGGATTTGACGGATGGAAGCATCAGGCAGAATCCGGGATACTGATGGCTCGTTTGTTGTTCGTTGTTTGTTGTTTGTTGTTTGTTGTTTGTTGTTCGTTGTTCGTTGTTTGTTGGTGGTTGTTTGTTGTTCGTTGTTTGTTGTTTGTTGGTGGTTGTTTGTTGTTCGTTGTTTGTTGTTCGTTGTTTGTTGTTCGTTGTTTGGTTGTAGGAAAAAACACAACGATTGTTTGTTGTTCTTTCTCCTGCATTCTCACAACAACAACAACAACAAACAAACGAACAACAAACAACGAACAACAAACTAACTGCCTCTTGGATTCCATTTCACCTCTTCCGCGCCCAAGTCGTGCGCCAATTGGCGAGCCAACATGAAGAAATAATCGGAAAGCCGGTTGAGATACTGAAGCACAACATCCTCCACAGGTTCCTCGCCGTGCAACGCCACGGCAAGGCGCTCGGCGCGGCGGCAGACGGTGCGGCAGACGTGGCATACCGACACCGTAGAATGCCCGCCGGGAAGTATGAAATGTTTGAGTGGCGGTAGAGTTGAGTCTATTTCGTCCATTTCTTTTTCCAAAATCTCAATATCGGAAGGCAGAAGGTCCGGCACGGGCGGGTGCTTGGCCGGGTCGGAGGCCAAATGAGCGCCGACGGTGAAAAGGCGATGTTGGATTTGCGCCAAAACGTCTCGTATATGCTGGTTATCAAGCGAATCGCGCAGCCAACCCACGAACGAATTGAGCTCGTCCACTGTGCCGTAAGCGTCCACCCGAAGGTGGCTTTTCGGCACCCGGCGACCGCCAAAAAGGGCTGTTTCGCCCTTGTCTCCTGTTTTAGTGTAGATTCTGAAAGCCATATTGTTAGAGTTGTCGCGGTGGAGAGGTTTGGCAATAGGGAAGCTCTTTTTCCGACTGGTTTCGCTAAATTTTTCGTCGAATATGCCCGATGCGCTCCGTCAAATCGGGAGCAAACTTTGCAAAATTTGTCTCAGCAGTCGAAAAAATGGCAATCCCCCCCCGCTCAAAGACCCCACCGCGACAAGTCAATTACTTCAAAATATGCTTCACCCGCGGGCGGTGCGGCGTGATGTCGCCAAGTTTGGCTTTTTTCATTTCTTCGTAATCGGTAAAGTTTCCTTCAAAAAACACCACTTCCGCGTCGTCCTCGAAGGAAAGGATGTGGGTCGCCAAGCGGTCAATGAACCAGCGGTCGTGGCTGATGATGAGCACACAGCCTGCGAAATCGTCGAGCGCGTCTTCCAAGGCGCGGAGTGTGTTCACGTCAATGTCGTTGGTCGGCTCGTCGAGCAGCAGCACGTTGCCGCCCTCTTTGAGCGTCATGGCGAGGTGGACGCGGTTGCGCTCGCCGCCGGAGCAAACGCCGAGTTTTTTTTGCTGGTCGGCACCCGTGAAGTTGAACCGGGAGAGATAAGCGCGAGCGTTCACGCTCGCATTGCCGACCTGAATGAGGTCGTTGCCTTCCGACACGATTTCATAAATCGTTTTTTCCGGCAAAAGTGCCTCGTGGCTTTGGTCCACATAGCTCATCTGCACTGTGTCGCCAATGGTGATGCTGCCAGAATCGGGTTTTTCTTTGCCCACCAGCATTTTGAACAGGGTGGATTTGCCCACGCCGTTCGGGCCGATGATGCCGACAATGGCATTTTTCGGCACGGTGAAGGATAAATTTTCAAAAAGCACGCGGTCGCCAAAAGACTTGGTCACGTTCTTCACCTCGATGACATTGTCGCCGAGGCGCTGACCGTTGGGAATCCAGAGTTCGAGTTTGGCTTCCTTTTCTTTGGCTTCTTCACCGGCCATTTTTTCGTAGGCATTCAGACGGGCTTTGCCTTTGGCTTGGCGACCTTTTGCGCCCATGCGCACCCACTCGAGTTCGCGTTCGAGTTGTTTGCGACGCTTGTCCTCCTGCTTTTCCTCTTGTGCCAGACGTTTGGCTTTTTGGTCGAGCCAAGAGGAGTAATTGCCCTGCCACGGGATGCCCTCGCCGCGGTCGAGTTCGAGAATCCAGCCAGCCACGTTGTCGAGGAAATAGCGGTCGTGGGTGACGGCGATGACCGTGCCGGGGAAGTTCTGAAGGTATTGTTCGAGCCACTGCACCGACTCGGCGTCGAGGTGGTTCGTCGGCTCGTCGAGCAGCAGGATGTCGGGCTGCGAGAGCAGCAGTCGTGCCAAGGCGACGCGGCGGCGCTCGCCGCCGGAGCAGATTTTGATGGGCGTGTCGTCGGGCGGGCAGCGCAGCGCGTCCATAAATACACCGAGGCGGTAGTCGAGTTCCCAGCCGCCGAGGTGCTCGATTTGTTCGAGCACTTCGCCTTGGCGCTCAATGAGTTTCATCATTTCGTCGTCGTCGGTGACTTCGCCGAGTTTCATGCCGATGTCCTCATTTTCTTGGAGCAAGTCCACGATATGTTGCACGGCTTCCTCCACGATTTGGCGGACGGTTTTCGAGTTGTCGAGCTCGGGTTCCTGGGCGAGGTAGCCGATTTTGTATTGTTTCTCGAACTCGATTTTGCCCTCGTAGTTCTGGTCGAGACCAGCGATGATTTTGAGCAGTGTGGACTTACCGGAGCCATTTAGACCAAGCACGCCGATTTTAGCGCCGTAGAAAAACGACAGCCAGATGTTTTTCAACACTTGTTTGCTCGGCGGGAAGGTCTTGCTCACGCCGGACATGGAGAAGATGATTTTTTCGGACATCTATTTTTGTTGATTTGTGGAAATGTTGATTCGGTGATTTGCTGTACGCAGTAACGCTGTTCTGACAGTGCGCGGGGACAGAACGTCGCTCCGACCTACAAGGCGGGCGCAAAGGTAGGCGGAAGACGGGAGGGATTTGAAGGAGATTTGAAATTTATGGGGCAGCGGAGGAAAGGACGACTTGCAAGTTTTTCATTTAGACTGGATATACAAGATTTACTGCGTTTTTTTTCGAGAAAGGGTATGAATCCCGTAAATTTTGTAGTTTCCGTCAACGAATATCACTTGTGAGAAAGAAAGCCACAAAAGGCATTATCCCCTTCTTGTCCCGATTTATTTTTACCCGGAGCCTCTCTTCATTTCTCTATCTCAAACTTGTACTCCACCATCTCGATGCGCGGATAACCCGCAGCGTCGTTTTGTTTGAAAACGATGTTGATGCCGATGGTTTCGGGCGCGTCTTTTTCCGTGCTGTCAAACACCACATCGAGGCGGCCCTTGTGGCCGGGCTTGATGATGCCGCGCGGGAAATCCACTTTGGTGCACTCGCAGGCATCCACGATGTCAATTTGCGCGTCGGCGCCGGAGGTGTTGGTGAACTCAAAAAACGTCTCGCGTTTTTCGCCTTTTTTCACTTTGCCGAAATCCACCATTTTTTTGTCCCATGTCACGAAGGCGGCAGCGGGGGGTGTGGCGACGGCGGCGAGGTCGGCGGGAGCCGATGGGGCGGGTTGCGCTTTTTGAGCGGATGAACAGGAGAGGAGTGTGCCGAGGGCGAGGAAGGTGAATAAAAAGTGTCGTTTCATGTCGTGTGTTCTTTTGTCTGATGACGGGCTCGATGAGCGACTGTTCAACGTTATTGTGCATAAGGTGGGGACATCGGTCAGGCAGTTTTGAAATGCTTTTGCACTATTTGCAATGCTTTTTCAAACACTGCCGTGTTGCAGGCCAGCAGTTCCCTTTGCTCGATGAAGGCGCTGCCGCCGCCGAAGTCCGTGACTTGGCCGCCAGCCTCGCGCACCAGCACCGCGCCAGCAGCCACATCCCAAGCGTTGAGGCCATATTCAAAAAACAAATCGAAACGCCCTGCCGCCACCCAAGCCAAATCGAGCGCCGCCGAGCCGAACCTACGCGCCCCGCGCCCTTCGGCCATGAACGCCCGCAAGGCTGCGAACCATTCGTCGGCGCGGCTAAAATTGTGGTAGGGGAACCCCGTGGCCACCAGCGCCTGCCGCATCTCACCGCGCTGGCTCACGCGGATGGGCTGGCCGTTGCACCAGGCGCCGCCGCCCTGCCAAGCGTAGAAGGTCTCCTCTTGCGGGATGTGATGCACGATGCCCAACACCAGCTCATCACCGGCTTTCAGCCCCACGCTGACGGAAAAGTGCGGCACGCCGTAGAGAAAATTGGTGGTGCCGTCCAAAGGGTCAATAATCCACTGCAGCTCGGCATCCTGCTGCTCCACCGTTTCTTCCTCGGTGAGAAACGCAGCTTCTGGCAACAAACGCGACAGGCGTTCCACGAGCATTTCCTCCGCATGGCGGTCCACATAGCTGACGAGGCCATTGAGAAATTTTTCTTCGATTTGCCCAGTCTGCACCTTGCCGGTTTCGGCTTGGATGAAGACAGCGGTTTCTTGAACGGCTTTTCCGGCGAGCAGGGTGAGGTGTTCCAAATTCATGGGGGCAAAGATGGCGAATCCGTTGTTCTCAAAAAATCCTTGTCAAAACAAGCGCGTGGCCTTTCGTCGTTATGCGACATAAAACCTTTGTGTATTTTTGCCAACCCACATCAAAACGGAAAAAGCCGAAAGCGCATGGAAAACGCCAAAGACGACTTCAACAAACAGCGGGAAGACATACCACACGAGCCTGAGCATCAGAATTTTGCGAGCAAAGTATCCGATTATGTGACGGACTGGGCTGGCACCGAACGGCTCAAGGGATTCAATCTCGGCGACGTGTTTTCGGAGGCGCTCAAACGCCACACCGCCGAGGAAGTCGAGGACTACTTCACCGTCGGCACACGCACCACCACCCCGCCTATCGAAAAAGTAGAGACCGGATGGCCTCGCCCGTGGATGTTCCTGCGGACGTTTCTCGGTGCCGCGTTTGTCTATTTCATTTTCGTGCAAGCATGGAAAGAATACGAAAACATCAACCTCGTGCCGGGGCTGATTATCGTAGGCTCGTTTGCCGTGCCGCTGTCGGCGCTTATTTTCTTTTTTGAGATGAACGTGCGGCACAACGTGTCGCTCTACCAAATCATCCGGCTGGTGTTTCTCGGCGGCATTGTGTCCATGACGCTCTCCATGATGTTTTTTCAAATTGGCGACTCGCTCGCTCTGGACTGGCTCGGCGCATCCATGGCGGGCATCGTGGAAGAACCCGGCAAATTGCTGGCACTCGCCATCGTGGTGAACACGCGCCGCTACCACTACACCCTCAATGGGTTGCTTTTTGGCGCCGCCGTCGGCACGGGGTTCGCGGCATTCGAGAGTGCAGGCTACGCTTTTTACGCGGGCCTCTACAACGCCGACGATATGCTTGACAGCATCATGCAGCGCGGAATGCTCGCGCCGTTTGGCCACATCGTGTGGACGGCGATGTGTGCCGGGGCACTTTGGAAAGTGAAAGCGCAACGAGCGTTCAGTTTCAGGATGTTGGCCGACCAGCGTTTCTATCGCGTGTTTCTCATGGCCGTGCTGATGCACATGATTTGGAACAGCCCGATTTATTTGCCTTTTTATCTTAAATACTTTGCGCTGGGCGCTGCCGCTTGGGTCGTCGTTTTTTCTCTGATTCAGGGCGGTCTCTGGCAGATACAAGAAGAGAAAACGCGATTGACTGGCAGTTAGTCACCACGTTTTTTGTTTTTTTGAAAACCCGAAGCATCATTTCCCGTTTTGTTCCAAATGTGTCCCCCAATCCCAGACTGCCCCAAAATATACCTTGATTCGCTAGGGTTTTTCAGACGACCATGATTGATGCCCCTGATTCTGACCAAATTGCGATTGTAGCCATGCCCAAAACTTGGCGGCGCGAAGCATATATGCGCCCCTTAGAAGTGATAAAAAAACATAAAGACCCGAAGGTTCGACACAGCTATTCCCGGTTTGTGAGAGGTGTCATCTTTTGAGGAACGAAAAAGGTGACACCTCGGCCTGTTTTTGAGATGTCACCCCTCCATCCTTCCGGGATGACACCTCAGAACCCGACAAAGCGAGAATCAATGGGTCTGACACACTTTTCTGAACATTCTTCACCCCCCTCAAATCAAACCAGAAACCCTCAAACCTTCAAACCCACTTTATTATGAAAAAACACTTTCTCTCCATGTTGCTATTGCTTGGCGTGTTCGCTTTCTCATCGTGCGATGCGCTCAAAGATGTCACCGATGGCGTGCTGTCCGCTCCCACGTTGGAAGAAATCGGTCGAGGCCTGAAAGAGGCGCTTTCCAGCGGTGTCACAAAAGGCGTGAACAACCTTTCGCAACGCGACGGCTATTTCAAAAGCGCCTACAAAATCCTGCTGCCCCCGGAGGCACGAACGGTGGCGGACAAACTGCGCCCCGTGCCGGGTTTTGCCAATCTGGAAAACGAGCTGATTGAAAAAATGAACCGAGGCGCGGAAGAGGCGGCCAAAGAGGCCGGGCCAATCTTTTTGAGCGCCATTCGGCAAATGACTTTTCAGGATGCCCGCAACATTCTCTTGGGGGCCGACAACGCCGCTACCGAATACCTCACCCGAACCACGAGCCAACAACTTTATGAAAAATTCAACCCCAAAATCGTGGCTTCTTTGGATAAAATCGGCGCGAACAATCTCTGGCGAAATGCCGCCGATACCTACAACAAAATCCCTCTCGTGACGAAAGTGAACAACGACCTCGACGACTATGTGACCCGCAAGGCGCTCGACGGCTTGTTTGGCAAAATCGCCGAGGAGGAGCGCAATATCCGTCGCAACAGAGGCGCTCGCTCCACGGCGCTGCTCCAAAAGGTGTTTGCGCAGCAAGACTCCAACCGGAAGTGAGCCAACGAACGCCGCGCTTGAACAAAAGCAACGGCCTCACGTTGTCCCATCCGTTTTTCAGCCCCCGAGCCTTCGTCGGGGCCTCATTTGTTTTCACTCGCAATTCGCTGTCAATATGTTTCACTTAAAAGAAGGTGATGCCGCCCCCGATTTTTCGGCCTCCAACGAAAAAGGCCAAACCGTGCGGCTTTCAGACTACAAGGGCAAAAAACTCGTGCTTTACTTTTACCCGAAAGACGACACGCCCGGCTGCACCGCCGAGGCGTGCAGCCTGCGCGATGGCTATGGCGCTTTCCAAGCCAGAGGCTACGAGATACTCGGGGTCAGCCCCGACTCGGTGAAAAAGCACGTCAAGTTTCAGGAAAAATACAACTTGCCTTTTGGCCTATTGGCCGATGAAGACCACGCAGTGGCCGAGGCCTATGGTGTGTGGGGACCCAAAAAATTCATGGGCCGCACCTACGATGGCATCCATCGCACCACATTCGTCATTGATGAAACAGGCAAAATAGAGCGCATCATCGCCAAGGTGGACACGGGCAACCACGCCGAGCAGTTGCTGCAAGCCTGACGCGCTCAGAATCGCGCGTCGGTCAGCGCCTCCAGAAAAACCTTCAGGTCTGATTTTTCCTGCGCCGTCAGTCCCAACGGCTTCGACAGGAGCGAATCTCGCCCAATGGCGTTGTGCACAAACGCATTTGGGTTGTCGTAGTAGTCAATCACCTCTTCCAATGTCTGGAACATCCCATTGTGCATATAGGGTGCCGTGACTGCCACATTGCGCAGTCCCGGCACTTTCATTTTGCCCAAGTCTGCGCTATCGCTCGTGATGGCAAATCGCCCCACATCATTCAGGTTCTGGCCGTTGAAAAGGCCGATGTTGCGAAACTCATCGCCAGTGAAGTCTGGCGAAAAGTGGCAGTCAAAACATTTTCCCTTATCCATAAAAATCTCGCGGCCGCGCACGGCGGCCTCGCTCATGGGATTGGGTTGGCCCATCATCCAGCGGTCGAAAGGCGTGTCGGAGGTCTCCAAGGTACGGATGAAATCAGCCAATACCTTGGCCAGCGACTCCATATCTGCTTCTTTTCCAAAAAGATGAACGAATGCCGGGCCGTATTCGGGGCTTCTGCGGAGGCGCATGGTCACCAGCTCCGGCGTGGCACGCATTTCCAGCGTGTCTTGAATCGGCATCAGCACCTGTTGCTCCAACGTGAGCGCCCGCCCATCGAAAAAAAAGTGCGCCCGAGCCGACATATTGGTGATGCTGGGCGAGTTGCGTTTGCCCAAGCGCCCACCCACGCCCCGGCTCACGCGGGCGGTATCGGCAAATGCAAATTGCGGGATGTGGCAGCTGGCGCAACTAATCGTGCTGTCCAACGAGAGAATAGGGTCGGAAAAAAGGCGCTCGCCCAATTCCTCCGCCGTTGGGAAATCGGCTTTGGCAAAGGAAAGCAGCAAGATGGCGAGTGCGGCAAAAACGAGTATGGTGGGCCGAACATTCATGGGGGCAAAAGTAAGAAGGCAAAAAGTGGGGCGGAAGGGTGTTTTGGAAATGTTTGCAAAAGAGTTGAAAATCAGATGCCTCCTGCCACCACCCGCAGGTTTTTGCGACCAAATTTTCCAATGTCAAAAAAAATTGACGCGGCACGTGGGTACCAACGAGCGTATCGAGCAAGCTTATGTGTAAAAGGCTCACGATACAAGGTATAAAAAAGGGAACCAGTCATGTTTTCATTCTTCTTCATTCTGCTTAAAGTCATCGGTGGCAAAATAGGAATCGCCAAAGCTGCCTTGCTCATTGCCAAGAGCCGAGCTATAAAGGCACTTTTCTATCATTTCTCCGATGAAATCGTGGTTGTCGGACAGCGCGCCTTGATGAGTCCCGCTGTTCAGGATGCGTTGCCCGGCTGGGCGTTGGATTTTCTCATGGAGCGGTTTGATGATTTAGTCGTTGCAGTGGAAGCGATACGGGCTTATTTGGATAGTCATTGAAACACACACGACCTATTACAGGTGGGGTTCAATTTTTTTTTCTATGAAAATGTCAGAAGCACTAAAAATCGCAATTTGGCCAGCCATAATAGCTGGGTTAACAGGAATTTGTATAAAAGTAATTGACAAATGTGAAGGCAACCCTGCCGAAAAACCTACTACCGGATGCGATAAAACAATAGTCGTTCAAAACAATCAACAATACTTTGAGGGGAGAAGATATACATATACCGGGCGAAATACCCGACCTCCGAAGGGATATGAGACATTTCATTTTGAGTACTCTATTCCCAAAGACACGAATGCATTGAACGATTTTCTCAATATCAGGGCAAAAGCATATAGCCAAGCCATTGATGAGATATGTCGGAAAAAAATAGCATTCCCGCTCGATGAGCAGCGG
This Saprospiraceae bacterium DNA region includes the following protein-coding sequences:
- a CDS encoding cytochrome-c peroxidase; amino-acid sequence: MNVRPTILVFAALAILLLSFAKADFPTAEELGERLFSDPILSLDSTISCASCHIPQFAFADTARVSRGVGGRLGKRNSPSITNMSARAHFFFDGRALTLEQQVLMPIQDTLEMRATPELVTMRLRRSPEYGPAFVHLFGKEADMESLAKVLADFIRTLETSDTPFDRWMMGQPNPMSEAAVRGREIFMDKGKCFDCHFSPDFTGDEFRNIGLFNGQNLNDVGRFAITSDSADLGKMKVPGLRNVAVTAPYMHNGMFQTLEEVIDYYDNPNAFVHNAIGRDSLLSKPLGLTAQEKSDLKVFLEALTDARF
- a CDS encoding DUF4197 domain-containing protein, whose amino-acid sequence is MKKHFLSMLLLLGVFAFSSCDALKDVTDGVLSAPTLEEIGRGLKEALSSGVTKGVNNLSQRDGYFKSAYKILLPPEARTVADKLRPVPGFANLENELIEKMNRGAEEAAKEAGPIFLSAIRQMTFQDARNILLGADNAATEYLTRTTSQQLYEKFNPKIVASLDKIGANNLWRNAADTYNKIPLVTKVNNDLDDYVTRKALDGLFGKIAEEERNIRRNRGARSTALLQKVFAQQDSNRK
- the bcp gene encoding thioredoxin-dependent thiol peroxidase, which translates into the protein MFHLKEGDAAPDFSASNEKGQTVRLSDYKGKKLVLYFYPKDDTPGCTAEACSLRDGYGAFQARGYEILGVSPDSVKKHVKFQEKYNLPFGLLADEDHAVAEAYGVWGPKKFMGRTYDGIHRTTFVIDETGKIERIIAKVDTGNHAEQLLQA
- a CDS encoding PrsW family intramembrane metalloprotease, which gives rise to MENAKDDFNKQREDIPHEPEHQNFASKVSDYVTDWAGTERLKGFNLGDVFSEALKRHTAEEVEDYFTVGTRTTTPPIEKVETGWPRPWMFLRTFLGAAFVYFIFVQAWKEYENINLVPGLIIVGSFAVPLSALIFFFEMNVRHNVSLYQIIRLVFLGGIVSMTLSMMFFQIGDSLALDWLGASMAGIVEEPGKLLALAIVVNTRRYHYTLNGLLFGAAVGTGFAAFESAGYAFYAGLYNADDMLDSIMQRGMLAPFGHIVWTAMCAGALWKVKAQRAFSFRMLADQRFYRVFLMAVLMHMIWNSPIYLPFYLKYFALGAAAWVVVFSLIQGGLWQIQEEKTRLTGS
- a CDS encoding inositol monophosphatase, whose protein sequence is MNLEHLTLLAGKAVQETAVFIQAETGKVQTGQIEEKFLNGLVSYVDRHAEEMLVERLSRLLPEAAFLTEEETVEQQDAELQWIIDPLDGTTNFLYGVPHFSVSVGLKAGDELVLGIVHHIPQEETFYAWQGGGAWCNGQPIRVSQRGEMRQALVATGFPYHNFSRADEWFAALRAFMAEGRGARRFGSAALDLAWVAAGRFDLFFEYGLNAWDVAAGAVLVREAGGQVTDFGGGSAFIEQRELLACNTAVFEKALQIVQKHFKTA